In Methylocystis echinoides, one genomic interval encodes:
- a CDS encoding TonB-dependent receptor domain-containing protein — protein MHVPHLLRGGASAVALLCALDSVAEAQTSLPTISIGPARPGLSRRPAAASPSTGTTGSGANQPAPEKEIVVETATRTQKKVSEAPGDLTVFSQEYIQRRDAPRLGAIIRDAPGIYSWGNSLGYAAPSANRAGRFSFRGISGLQRTLFLYDDQIMNDPMFGSFNYSQYFMDDIERIETLPGASSALYGANAYAGVVRAFSKIPEKREILARGESSFGEFSRQAGDVIYRDRLPNGVGWSAGGRWEGSSGFRDNVIQRALVAPYVAGAIPTVNAQGQQLWNLGLQGEAKWRTVNSQLKLYYDYDNATKFGAGVSYFLSNSMQGLFESYAPYSSYLAYNARVSGANRITPSAVLGAGLAYESNVISYGFAKHRFSEESEIKLNVSNMARVYRFTTPSSATGSNAWALGGAGVYNNYPQNLFSASVQYTFPVKFLPFFAHHLTTGVGTDRGAATFQAYNVSDWTNFGSSTLFTSSMQGVSNFVWGFVQDEIKVTNWLTAYLGGRVDWWHTHGVRVTGGAPYDNFPGQDVVNFNPKVSLVANMPWENGVMRASAGRAFRAPTLNALYVDSTRGNVRSFSNPNLKPETAISWEVGYEQFFKQTGTFAKATFFESWLSDYNSTRRLPAPSIIQNWSTTVNTGEAVVRGFEITGSQQITDWLTAYATYTNVFDAQTLEAPDQPETVGKRLPNAPRNLFNASLEANYGDWTSTLTGRYTADSYDLATNADFVRGVYGSFDRFWQLDAYISYKPTKFAEIYFAGNNMLGRYYQFTINPGAFFTAGLKLTY, from the coding sequence ATGCACGTCCCGCACCTGCTGCGCGGCGGCGCGTCCGCCGTCGCCCTTCTTTGCGCCCTCGATTCCGTCGCCGAGGCCCAGACATCGCTTCCCACCATCAGCATCGGGCCCGCGCGTCCAGGCCTCTCGCGTCGTCCGGCGGCGGCGAGCCCCTCGACGGGGACGACTGGCTCCGGCGCTAATCAGCCTGCGCCGGAAAAAGAAATCGTCGTCGAGACCGCGACCCGCACGCAGAAGAAGGTGAGCGAGGCCCCCGGCGACCTGACCGTCTTCAGCCAGGAGTATATCCAGCGCCGCGATGCGCCGCGCCTCGGCGCGATCATTCGCGACGCGCCGGGCATCTATTCATGGGGCAACAGTCTCGGCTATGCGGCGCCCTCCGCCAATCGCGCCGGCCGCTTTTCTTTCCGCGGCATTTCGGGCCTGCAGCGCACCTTGTTCCTCTACGACGATCAGATCATGAACGACCCGATGTTCGGGTCGTTCAATTATTCGCAATATTTCATGGACGACATCGAGCGCATCGAGACGCTGCCCGGCGCATCCTCGGCGCTTTATGGCGCAAACGCCTATGCGGGCGTCGTGCGCGCCTTCAGCAAAATACCGGAAAAGCGTGAAATTCTGGCCCGCGGCGAATCGTCTTTCGGGGAGTTCTCCCGACAGGCCGGGGACGTCATCTATCGCGATCGTTTGCCAAACGGCGTCGGATGGAGCGCGGGGGGCCGCTGGGAAGGCAGTTCCGGCTTCAGAGACAACGTCATTCAGCGCGCGCTGGTCGCGCCCTACGTCGCCGGGGCCATCCCGACCGTCAACGCACAGGGGCAGCAGCTGTGGAATCTCGGTCTGCAGGGCGAGGCGAAATGGCGGACGGTCAATTCGCAGCTCAAGCTCTATTACGACTACGACAACGCGACCAAATTCGGTGCGGGGGTCAGCTATTTTCTCAGCAATTCCATGCAGGGGCTGTTCGAGAGCTATGCGCCCTATTCCAGCTATCTCGCCTATAATGCGCGCGTCTCGGGCGCGAACCGCATCACGCCGAGCGCAGTTCTCGGCGCAGGCCTCGCGTACGAATCGAATGTGATCAGCTACGGCTTTGCGAAACATCGATTCTCCGAGGAATCGGAGATCAAGCTGAACGTCAGCAACATGGCGCGAGTCTATCGGTTCACGACGCCTTCTTCCGCGACGGGCTCCAACGCCTGGGCGCTGGGCGGAGCCGGCGTCTATAATAATTATCCGCAGAACCTGTTCAGCGCGAGCGTGCAATACACCTTCCCGGTGAAGTTCCTCCCCTTCTTCGCGCATCACCTCACGACGGGCGTGGGCACGGATCGCGGCGCCGCGACGTTTCAGGCGTATAATGTCAGCGACTGGACCAATTTCGGATCGTCGACGCTCTTCACGAGCAGCATGCAGGGGGTCTCGAATTTCGTTTGGGGCTTCGTGCAGGATGAAATCAAGGTCACAAATTGGCTGACGGCCTATCTCGGGGGCCGCGTCGACTGGTGGCATACGCATGGCGTGCGCGTCACGGGTGGCGCGCCCTACGATAATTTTCCGGGCCAGGACGTCGTAAACTTCAATCCGAAAGTTTCACTCGTCGCCAACATGCCCTGGGAGAACGGCGTGATGCGCGCCTCCGCCGGCCGCGCCTTCCGCGCGCCGACGCTGAACGCGCTTTACGTCGACAGCACGCGCGGCAATGTGCGCAGTTTCTCCAACCCGAATTTGAAGCCCGAGACGGCCATTTCCTGGGAGGTCGGCTACGAGCAGTTTTTCAAGCAGACGGGAACCTTCGCCAAGGCGACCTTCTTCGAAAGCTGGCTCTCCGACTACAACTCCACCCGTCGCCTGCCGGCGCCGAGCATCATCCAGAACTGGTCGACGACGGTGAACACTGGCGAAGCGGTTGTGCGCGGATTCGAAATCACCGGCTCGCAGCAGATCACCGACTGGCTGACGGCCTATGCGACCTACACCAATGTTTTCGACGCCCAAACCCTCGAGGCGCCGGATCAGCCGGAAACGGTCGGCAAGCGTCTCCCGAACGCGCCGCGCAATCTGTTCAACGCCTCTCTCGAAGCCAATTATGGCGATTGGACCAGCACGCTTACTGGAAGATATACGGCTGACAGTTACGACCTTGCGACCAACGCCGACTTCGTGCGCGGCGTCTACGGCAGCTTCGACCGCTTCTGGCAGCTCGACGCCTATATCTCCTACAAGCCGACCAAATTTGCGGAGATCTACTTTGCCGGCAATAATATGCTCGGCCGCTACTATCAATTTACGATCAACCCTGGCGCCTTTTTCACGGCGGGGCTGAAACTGACCTACTGA
- a CDS encoding DUF2946 family protein yields MRGVFKFVRLGLVAVYALSTLVAVLLGAAHQSPERGVEHSASAALAHALCLGGEETNDASKRAGACCGACQLSDAVGLPAISTASFLMRDEASTRRGFAQRLGHVTDDTPDDLRSRAPPALVV; encoded by the coding sequence ATGCGCGGCGTCTTCAAATTTGTCAGGCTGGGGCTGGTCGCGGTCTACGCGCTCTCGACCCTTGTCGCCGTCCTGCTCGGCGCTGCGCACCAGTCGCCCGAACGCGGCGTCGAACATTCCGCGTCTGCGGCGCTGGCCCACGCCTTGTGCCTTGGCGGCGAAGAGACGAATGACGCGTCGAAACGGGCCGGCGCCTGTTGCGGCGCCTGTCAGCTCAGCGACGCCGTCGGCCTCCCGGCGATCTCGACCGCGTCCTTCTTGATGCGTGATGAGGCGTCGACCCGGCGTGGCTTCGCCCAGCGTCTCGGGCATGTGACCGACGACACGCCGGACGATCTGCGCTCTCGCGCGCCTCCCGCGCTCGTCGTCTGA
- a CDS encoding PepSY-associated TM helix domain-containing protein, protein MTFLDSFFRRSAIDDAPGVTETAQRPAPKTEAGGSRLYRWSFVIHKWAGLAGLGWLAALGVTGFLMDHDEWRWMQQGKAPAWLTPVDLQDFAARNVVRFHQIDPTSSSNRIAGGPRGLWASSDGGASWTATRFVDGDHPQISGVTPDPALGWGRLWFATDNGVYRSTDKGAAAAPAGLAGAHVTAIAASDRADQLLLVVDKSKVLRFGTDDGQIEEIALSPLDEQTRPPTVDLIHFVHDLHFGRAFFDPLTSLVMNDIGGLGMFLLALTGLLYWGLPKYWKSQGREAGRASKAAKKTTIKWLFNLHSPTVGLASVVMLLYLSVTGVLLGHGRELLMWMRSVQVPQAYLTPAFALKSWDGWIEAIVAYPDAPGVFTIGSRIGMFTTADGGQTFAREEDASGRPVVAAARLRRIGDKVLVANGMAGPSTIRPDDRAQEIVAAPEKSRMLGVPGPGGARPAAPPDAAERRKKLGMGGMEGMFMPTDVTELDDRLLWKSSNKFFVTDEEGHSLESFEVAQPPDEGVPWINWILRLHMGTLLWSEWKWINDVFAIGVVVLSITGLVRWWRKKWL, encoded by the coding sequence ATGACTTTTCTAGACTCCTTTTTTCGCCGGTCCGCCATTGACGACGCCCCTGGCGTGACGGAGACCGCCCAGCGTCCCGCGCCGAAGACGGAGGCGGGCGGCTCCAGGCTCTACCGATGGTCGTTCGTCATTCACAAATGGGCGGGCCTGGCCGGCCTGGGCTGGCTCGCGGCGCTCGGCGTGACCGGCTTTCTGATGGATCACGACGAGTGGCGCTGGATGCAGCAGGGCAAGGCGCCCGCTTGGCTGACGCCCGTCGACCTACAGGACTTCGCCGCACGAAACGTGGTCCGTTTCCACCAGATCGACCCGACGTCGTCCTCGAACCGCATCGCCGGAGGCCCGCGCGGTTTGTGGGCCTCTTCCGACGGCGGCGCGAGTTGGACGGCCACTCGCTTCGTCGACGGCGACCATCCGCAAATTTCGGGCGTTACGCCCGATCCGGCTCTCGGCTGGGGACGTCTGTGGTTTGCGACCGACAACGGCGTCTATCGCTCGACCGACAAGGGCGCCGCCGCCGCGCCGGCGGGACTTGCGGGCGCGCATGTCACCGCGATCGCCGCGAGCGACCGGGCCGACCAGCTCCTGCTCGTCGTCGACAAGTCGAAAGTGCTGCGCTTCGGGACAGACGATGGCCAGATCGAAGAGATCGCGCTGTCGCCGCTCGACGAACAGACCCGGCCGCCGACCGTCGACCTCATCCACTTCGTCCACGACCTGCATTTCGGCCGCGCCTTCTTTGATCCGCTGACGTCGCTTGTCATGAACGACATTGGCGGCCTCGGCATGTTTCTGCTGGCGCTCACCGGGCTGCTCTACTGGGGACTGCCAAAATATTGGAAGTCGCAGGGCCGTGAAGCGGGGCGCGCCTCGAAGGCCGCTAAGAAGACGACGATCAAGTGGCTCTTCAACCTGCACAGCCCGACTGTCGGCTTGGCGTCGGTCGTGATGCTTCTCTATCTCTCGGTTACGGGGGTTCTGCTCGGCCATGGCCGCGAGCTCCTGATGTGGATGCGCTCGGTGCAGGTGCCGCAAGCCTATCTCACGCCGGCCTTCGCGCTGAAATCCTGGGACGGCTGGATCGAGGCCATCGTGGCCTATCCGGACGCGCCGGGGGTTTTCACGATCGGCAGCCGCATCGGCATGTTCACGACGGCGGACGGCGGCCAGACCTTCGCGCGCGAGGAAGACGCGAGCGGCCGGCCGGTGGTCGCCGCCGCACGGCTACGCCGAATCGGAGACAAGGTGCTTGTCGCCAATGGCATGGCGGGACCGTCCACGATCCGTCCTGACGACCGCGCCCAGGAAATCGTCGCCGCGCCCGAGAAATCGCGCATGCTCGGCGTACCCGGCCCCGGCGGGGCGCGTCCCGCTGCGCCGCCGGACGCGGCGGAACGACGGAAGAAACTGGGCATGGGCGGCATGGAAGGCATGTTCATGCCGACCGACGTGACTGAGCTCGACGACAGGCTGCTGTGGAAGAGTTCGAACAAGTTCTTCGTCACCGACGAAGAGGGTCATTCGCTGGAATCCTTCGAAGTCGCTCAACCACCAGACGAAGGCGTTCCCTGGATTAACTGGATCCTGCGTCTGCACATGGGAACGCTCCTCTGGTCGGAATGGAAGTGGATCAACGACGTGTTCGCGATTGGCGTCGTGGTTCTCTCAATCACCGGCCTCGTTCGCTGGTGGCGAAAGAAGTGGCTTTGA
- a CDS encoding TonB-dependent receptor domain-containing protein: protein MLQARLLTCSAIVLGVGRLAVSEAVAQTKLPDLYVSASRPTPVRATTAQPPQPVQETAPISRPSIVDEQKIEVLRVQSEDATKLLERTPGVTMYEAGGVSRLPVIQGLADDRVKILTGGVSITSACANHMNPPLSYTGSNNVEKIEVYSGVVPVSKGGDSIGGTIIAEPKSPVFLARSPGASEEKQVGGTMAPLFQAGKWAHGSDVNMLASGEISSAYRSNNVGISTSATVNEAMDRFAFLYNGSWARGRNYNAGGNNAEAFSTDFISENHSGTLAYRADGHLASLRVAYENIPYQGFVNQRMDMIGNRGYLAEAKYNGTIDWGVVDARLYWNSTAHKMGFLQDKQPNNMPMDTTGLDYGYSINLDHRIDERLLLRVGSEFHGFRLNDWWEPIPGGGVMTMLDNTTFMAPFPDIYSMKMLMMTPFTQWNIQNGMRNRWSHYAEVETNWSPQLETLFGVRSDLVFSNVDAAQAYDPNNPTIMPMLTSGNLWRPGEMQNPDATAAALFNQQDRRRFDPNFNITAQFRYKPTENTAFEAGYARKTRSPNLYERYSWGVSSMTTAMINQFGDGNGYVGNLALQPEVAHTVSVSGAFKDKERGIEAKIAPYFSFVNNFINAQRVSSFRFGGYYNAGPYTFQELQFVNHRAIIYGVDANGRAKLYEEDSLGRFDLTALVSYTYGVDLDVAIRRIASRPRGRMSPCRTITRIRNATF from the coding sequence ATGTTACAAGCGCGACTCCTGACATGCAGTGCGATTGTTCTGGGCGTCGGACGGCTTGCCGTTTCGGAGGCCGTCGCCCAGACGAAGCTCCCGGATCTTTACGTTTCCGCAAGCCGGCCGACGCCCGTTCGGGCGACGACGGCGCAGCCGCCACAGCCCGTGCAGGAGACGGCGCCGATCAGCCGACCTTCGATCGTCGACGAACAGAAGATCGAGGTTCTGCGCGTCCAGTCCGAAGATGCTACGAAGCTTCTCGAGCGGACGCCGGGCGTCACCATGTATGAAGCGGGCGGCGTCTCCCGCCTTCCCGTTATCCAGGGCCTTGCGGACGATCGTGTGAAAATTCTCACGGGCGGCGTGAGCATCACTTCCGCCTGCGCCAACCATATGAACCCGCCGCTCTCCTATACCGGCTCGAACAACGTCGAGAAGATAGAGGTCTATTCGGGGGTCGTGCCCGTCAGCAAGGGGGGCGACTCCATCGGTGGGACCATCATTGCAGAGCCGAAATCGCCCGTGTTTTTGGCGCGGAGCCCCGGCGCCTCGGAGGAAAAACAGGTCGGCGGGACGATGGCGCCGTTGTTCCAGGCGGGTAAGTGGGCGCACGGTTCGGACGTGAACATGCTTGCCTCTGGAGAAATTTCAAGCGCCTATCGCTCGAACAACGTCGGGATCAGCACGTCGGCGACGGTCAACGAGGCAATGGATCGTTTTGCCTTCCTCTATAACGGTTCTTGGGCGCGCGGCCGCAATTACAACGCAGGCGGAAACAATGCAGAGGCGTTCTCGACAGACTTCATTTCCGAGAATCATTCCGGAACCCTGGCCTATCGGGCCGATGGGCATTTGGCGTCGCTGCGCGTCGCGTACGAAAACATCCCCTATCAGGGATTCGTCAATCAGCGCATGGATATGATCGGGAACCGGGGGTATCTGGCCGAGGCCAAATATAACGGAACGATCGACTGGGGCGTTGTCGACGCGCGTCTCTACTGGAATTCCACCGCGCACAAGATGGGTTTCTTGCAGGACAAGCAGCCCAACAACATGCCGATGGATACAACCGGCCTCGATTACGGCTATTCGATCAACCTCGATCACAGGATCGACGAGCGGCTCCTGTTGCGAGTGGGGAGCGAATTCCATGGCTTCAGGCTGAACGACTGGTGGGAGCCGATTCCCGGCGGCGGCGTGATGACGATGCTGGACAACACGACCTTCATGGCGCCGTTTCCGGACATCTACAGCATGAAAATGCTCATGATGACGCCCTTCACACAGTGGAACATCCAAAACGGAATGCGAAACCGCTGGAGCCATTACGCGGAGGTCGAAACCAACTGGTCGCCGCAACTCGAAACGCTTTTTGGCGTGCGCAGCGATCTGGTCTTCTCCAACGTCGACGCGGCCCAGGCGTATGATCCCAACAATCCGACGATCATGCCCATGCTGACTTCCGGCAATCTCTGGCGCCCGGGAGAGATGCAGAATCCTGACGCGACGGCCGCCGCTCTCTTCAACCAGCAGGACCGCCGGCGTTTCGATCCGAATTTCAACATCACCGCGCAGTTTCGCTACAAGCCGACCGAAAATACGGCCTTCGAGGCCGGCTATGCCCGCAAGACTCGATCGCCGAATCTCTATGAGCGTTACTCCTGGGGCGTAAGCTCCATGACGACGGCGATGATCAATCAGTTTGGCGACGGCAACGGCTATGTCGGCAATCTCGCCCTGCAACCGGAAGTCGCTCACACGGTTTCCGTTTCGGGGGCCTTCAAGGACAAGGAGCGCGGCATAGAGGCCAAGATCGCTCCCTATTTCAGCTTCGTCAATAATTTCATCAACGCGCAGCGCGTCAGCAGCTTCCGCTTTGGCGGCTACTACAATGCCGGTCCCTATACGTTCCAGGAGCTGCAATTCGTCAACCACAGGGCGATCATCTATGGCGTCGACGCCAATGGCCGCGCCAAACTCTATGAAGAGGACAGCCTCGGTCGCTTCGATCTAACCGCGCTCGTAAGTTACACTTACGGCGTCGATCTGGACGTGGCAATCCGCAGAATTGCCTCGCGACCACGGGGCAGAATGTCACCCTGCAGGACTATTACCAGGATACGCAATGCTACATTCTGA
- a CDS encoding porin family protein, with the protein MKSTASLAAFALMLSAGGALAADLPARKAPPLPPAPPPPLWSGFYVGLNAGYGFGGSNGVTTATSAWDQYASTYFTTWAVPNLAGTFGAIQAANSGQGSANLSGFAGGGQIGYNYQWGSSVLIGLEADIQGATMNGSGSYAGAAVDSYRMGRMNMPHADRQVFGYGNVQASLDWFGTVRGRLGYLVTPTLLVYGTGGLTYGGATVNANYVSVTNWINTGMLNYPYSQTGFGSGNASTTLVGWNAGGGLEWLFTPNWSLKAEAFYYDLGNLTVQGYANTPASGLPAQMGAVIGEAQGLFPHTRVNVNGVIARAGVNYHFNWGASAPVIAKY; encoded by the coding sequence ATGAAATCGACTGCCTCTCTCGCGGCGTTCGCGCTCATGCTTTCCGCTGGCGGCGCGCTCGCCGCCGACCTTCCCGCTCGCAAGGCCCCGCCGTTGCCGCCGGCGCCGCCGCCGCCGCTGTGGAGCGGTTTCTATGTCGGTTTGAACGCCGGCTACGGCTTTGGCGGCAGCAATGGCGTCACGACCGCGACGTCCGCCTGGGATCAATATGCGTCAACCTATTTCACGACATGGGCGGTTCCAAATCTGGCGGGCACATTCGGGGCGATCCAGGCCGCCAACTCGGGGCAGGGCTCGGCGAATCTGAGCGGTTTCGCCGGCGGCGGCCAGATTGGCTACAACTATCAGTGGGGTTCAAGCGTGCTCATCGGCCTGGAGGCGGACATACAGGGCGCCACCATGAATGGTTCCGGGAGCTATGCGGGAGCCGCCGTCGACTCCTACCGGATGGGTAGAATGAACATGCCGCACGCCGACCGACAGGTGTTCGGCTACGGCAACGTACAGGCGTCCCTCGACTGGTTCGGCACTGTGCGCGGGCGCCTGGGTTATCTCGTCACCCCCACTCTTCTCGTCTATGGCACGGGCGGACTGACCTATGGCGGGGCTACGGTGAACGCCAATTATGTGAGCGTAACCAATTGGATCAACACGGGCATGCTGAATTACCCTTACTCGCAGACTGGGTTTGGGAGTGGAAATGCGTCGACCACGCTCGTGGGCTGGAACGCCGGCGGCGGCCTGGAATGGCTGTTTACGCCGAACTGGTCTTTGAAGGCTGAAGCGTTCTACTACGATCTGGGCAATCTCACTGTGCAGGGATATGCGAACACGCCGGCTTCCGGGCTTCCTGCTCAAATGGGCGCGGTGATCGGCGAAGCGCAGGGGCTCTTTCCCCACACGCGGGTCAACGTAAACGGCGTGATTGCTCGCGCCGGCGTCAATTACCACTTCAACTGGGGCGCTTCCGCTCCGGTCATCGCGAAATACTGA
- a CDS encoding DUF4214 domain-containing protein, which translates to MTTVVDNFNPVLTGVYYGDSNQDAIWAGHGMPPGYLENFDFSQAVFYSFEQINYNWMAMDMPGKATFSSSQFGDGLIGNDVQIYGAWGRTDFIVNMASGGSLNMSAWQFVQGKYYNWLTGEDYVFINGAPGNETIIGSPVADTFVFKGNSADYKISSNGAGGFIVSDAVAGRDGRDSITGVEFLQFRDQTVATSSLTPAPPSSPPASATPQQLLLGLYAALYDRAAEMPGYSYWVDYLRQQPDARGVTLANAHVGSTTSQDAKALGQAFVTTQSAFFDATYGRLSDPQFVEALYTNIGGNAGDAGGIRYWTSQLQGLRSEGLGTQAARAQIAGAFVQAMISYDIPANAASLSSSEFQAAVERQDSFKNKIAVSLAYANASGQTGGEILVPHSVTDAAYQAAIRAIDHVTFDVRTVNVAILGINNSVAHQDLSLIV; encoded by the coding sequence ATGACGACCGTCGTTGATAACTTCAACCCTGTTCTCACGGGCGTTTACTACGGCGACAGCAATCAAGACGCTATTTGGGCCGGGCATGGCATGCCGCCCGGCTATCTCGAGAACTTCGATTTCTCGCAGGCCGTTTTTTATAGTTTCGAGCAGATCAATTACAACTGGATGGCGATGGACATGCCCGGCAAGGCAACCTTTTCGTCCTCTCAGTTCGGCGACGGCCTTATCGGCAATGACGTGCAAATCTACGGCGCGTGGGGACGAACGGACTTCATCGTAAACATGGCGAGCGGCGGTTCGCTGAACATGTCGGCCTGGCAGTTCGTACAGGGAAAATACTACAATTGGCTCACCGGTGAAGATTATGTATTCATCAATGGCGCTCCCGGTAATGAAACGATCATTGGCTCGCCTGTCGCCGACACCTTCGTCTTCAAGGGAAACTCCGCCGACTACAAAATTTCTTCGAATGGAGCAGGGGGCTTTATCGTGAGCGACGCAGTCGCCGGTCGCGATGGCCGCGACAGCATTACCGGCGTGGAGTTTCTGCAATTCCGAGATCAAACGGTCGCGACATCGAGCCTCACTCCTGCGCCCCCCTCGTCGCCCCCGGCGTCGGCGACGCCTCAGCAATTGTTGCTCGGCCTTTATGCGGCCCTTTATGATCGGGCCGCTGAGATGCCCGGCTATTCCTATTGGGTTGACTACCTCCGCCAGCAACCTGACGCTCGGGGGGTGACATTGGCGAACGCGCATGTGGGAAGCACGACGTCGCAAGACGCAAAGGCGCTCGGGCAGGCCTTTGTCACAACCCAGAGCGCCTTCTTCGACGCGACATACGGCAGGTTGAGCGATCCTCAGTTTGTCGAGGCGCTATACACGAACATCGGCGGGAACGCTGGCGATGCTGGCGGCATTCGATATTGGACCAGCCAATTGCAAGGCCTTCGAAGCGAGGGCCTGGGCACGCAAGCTGCACGCGCTCAAATCGCCGGCGCATTCGTGCAGGCGATGATCAGTTACGATATTCCCGCAAACGCAGCGAGCCTGTCGTCTTCAGAATTCCAAGCTGCGGTCGAGCGCCAGGATTCCTTCAAGAACAAGATCGCCGTTTCACTGGCTTATGCGAATGCGTCGGGGCAGACAGGCGGGGAGATCCTCGTCCCCCATAGCGTCACGGATGCGGCCTATCAGGCCGCGATACGCGCGATTGATCACGTGACGTTCGACGTCCGCACAGTGAACGTCGCCATTCTGGGGATCAACAATTCTGTCGCGCATCAGGATCTGTCACTGATCGTCTGA
- a CDS encoding methyltransferase — translation MAPFFEEWRDRLRAWRDRLIADPHFQRWSLANPFTRPIARRRARAALDLTAGFVYSQVLFACARLKLFDVLAAGPLTVPALAGRLGLSEAATRRLLDAAASLDLAERRGAERYGLGQLGAAFAGNRAALSLVEHQPLLYADLADPVALLKGEKRARLADYWPYSDLEQPTALQADAVAPYSALMAASQPMVAQEALDAYDISRHKRLMDVGGGEGVFLCAAAARAPHLQLTLLDLPAVAERARTRLDAAGLLSRTDIIGGDFLRDPLPRGADVVTLIRIVHDQDDARALALLRNIRQALEPGATLLVIEAMSGVKGAEPLDAYYGFYTLAMGRGEPRRVEEIEALLRQAGFGGFELLGNALPTLTSILVAKAI, via the coding sequence GTGGCACCTTTCTTTGAAGAGTGGCGGGACCGATTGCGGGCGTGGCGGGACCGCCTCATTGCTGATCCCCATTTCCAGCGCTGGTCGCTCGCCAATCCGTTCACGCGGCCCATCGCCCGCCGGCGCGCCCGCGCGGCGCTCGATCTCACGGCCGGTTTCGTCTATTCGCAGGTGCTGTTCGCCTGCGCGCGGCTGAAGCTTTTCGATGTTCTGGCGGCCGGGCCGCTGACGGTCCCGGCGCTGGCCGGCCGGCTCGGCCTGTCCGAGGCGGCGACCCGGCGGCTGCTCGACGCCGCGGCGTCGCTCGATCTCGCCGAGCGGCGTGGCGCCGAGCGCTACGGGCTCGGCCAGCTCGGGGCGGCCTTTGCGGGCAACCGCGCCGCGCTGTCGCTCGTCGAGCACCAGCCCCTGCTCTACGCCGATCTCGCCGACCCGGTGGCGCTGCTCAAGGGCGAAAAGCGCGCGCGGCTCGCCGATTATTGGCCTTATTCCGATCTCGAACAGCCCACGGCGCTTCAGGCCGACGCGGTTGCGCCCTACAGCGCGCTGATGGCGGCCTCGCAGCCGATGGTGGCGCAGGAGGCGCTCGACGCCTATGACATCTCTCGCCACAAACGGCTGATGGACGTCGGCGGCGGCGAGGGCGTGTTTCTCTGCGCGGCGGCGGCGCGCGCGCCGCATTTGCAACTGACCCTCCTCGATCTTCCCGCCGTCGCCGAGCGCGCCCGGACGCGGCTCGACGCCGCCGGCCTCCTGTCGCGGACGGACATCATCGGCGGCGACTTCTTGCGCGATCCGCTGCCGCGGGGCGCCGACGTCGTCACCCTCATTCGCATCGTTCACGATCAGGATGACGCGCGGGCGCTCGCGCTCTTGCGCAATATCCGCCAGGCGCTGGAGCCCGGCGCGACGCTTCTCGTCATCGAGGCGATGTCGGGCGTCAAAGGGGCCGAGCCGCTCGACGCCTATTATGGCTTCTATACGCTCGCCATGGGTCGCGGCGAGCCGCGCCGCGTTGAGGAAATCGAAGCGCTGTTGCGCCAGGCGGGCTTCGGCGGATTCGAGCTTCTCGGCAATGCGTTGCCGACGCTCACGAGCATTCTCGTGGCGAAGGCGATCTGA